The Ascochyta rabiei chromosome 15, complete sequence genome window below encodes:
- a CDS encoding Acireductone synthase, with amino-acid sequence MPAASLDSARWTASDLVLLDIEGTISSISFVKHVMYPYALERLRRLARGSWSDSDFQDLIAGFPAETKQDADSLLAHVEDLTRRDVKAVYLKQLQGHLWKTGFTEGDLKTPLFADVVPTLTAWKDSGRTLAIFSSGSVQAQLQFFSYVEDGATTRDVKPLFSAHYDTVNAGPKLEKASYQKICREMGVDVKKVTFLTDNVKEAEAATAADVYAVIVDRPGNAPLSDSSKSTYPIITSLTDLPAL; translated from the exons ATGCCTGCCGCGTCTCTCGATTCTGCACGCTGGACGGCGTCCGACCTTGTGCTGCTCGACATTG AGGGAACCATCTCGAGTATTTCCTTTGTCAAGCATGTCATG TATCCGTACGCACTTGAGCGTCTCAGGAGATTAGCACGCGGCTCATGGTCCGACTCGGACTTTCAGGACCTCATTGCGGGGTTCCCAGCTGAGACCAAGCAAGATGCCGATTCTCTCCTGGCCCATGTCGAGGACTTGACGCGGCGAGATGTCAAGGCCGTGTACCTGAAGCAGCTCCAAG GACATCTCTGGAAGACCGGATTTACAGAGGGCGACCTCAAGACCCCGCTCTTCGCCGATGTAGTCCCCACGCTCACAGCCTGGAAGGATTCCGGGCGAACACTTGCCATCTTTTCATCTGGTAGCGTGCAAGCGCAGCTCCAGTTCTTCTCCTACGTCGAGGATGGCGCAACGACCAGAGACGTCAAACCGCTCTTCTCAGCGCACTATGACACAGTCAACGCAGGCCCAAAGCTAGAGAAGGCCTCGTACCAGAAGATCTGCCGCGAGATGGGCGTAGACGTGAAGAAAGTCACCTTCTTGACGGACAACGTGAAAG AGGCCGAAGCTGCGACCGCAGCAGACGTATACGCAGTCATCGTCGATCGTCCTGGCAACGCACCGTTGTCCGACTCGTCGAAGAGCACGTACCCCATTATCACGTCGTTGACCGACCTGCCCGCTTTATAG
- a CDS encoding cAMP-dependent protein kinase catalytic subunit, protein MECMRDQLQAGVVLHGRYETISALNHGSFGMVFQAKDLVTDDLVAIKVVTKPSAAANCPSAFAVDERSEELGVHLRLGAHPNVVNLLQSFETQNHIYLVLEYCSNGDLYEAIRFDKGPLETEHVRDFMMQLVGAVEFIHAKGIYHRDIKPENIFLTQDGSMKLGDFGLATSDDWSWEIAVGSDRYMAPEQYDPTNAGYSTAKADIWAIGICLLNVLFQRNPFAVPAQSDPLFADFVLDRQSLFDVFPNMSQDTYEVIRHCLAIDPEKRDLAAVKEALARAVTFTTDDEALDEFCTEEREPFVVGANREPLRTPSISTPSLDKNGSFPWAKALAMSPPQQFRQLSVIPDTEIYSDDLFPASDYAVKPEHASIVSFVDSGLGLSFKSTDVTEHTEREPISFTRSKPMPISGSLPAKPYSSMSSVFGKKRDAFSKSWSDLWEEEDDDAQFMAELENNFHAFKAEKPAKQVISEAGSGVSTPRGGLSEVRNPATVYNSRGRSPTKRRDVDHVSENTGFIFEEHQTPAKRSGTDKWAALGDRRRGQSSPTKEHLPLTPSKPIKSPKQAQPTPNSARKRSRTGTWRRPINWGPSQHENIPKVPAVDNKYKSKEWRHYNSPPLVVDDDLGDLEWVW, encoded by the coding sequence ATGGAGTGCATGCGTGATCAGCTGCAGGCAGGTGTTGTACTACACGGCCGATATGAAACCATATCCGCCCTCAACCATGGCTCCTTTGGCATGGTCTTCCAGGCCAAGGACCTGGTGACGGACGACCTCGTGGCTATCAAGGTCGTCACCAAGCCTTCTGCCGCTGCCAACTGCCCGTCTGCTTTTGCTGTCGATGAGCGCTCGGAGGAACTCGGTGTGCACCTCCGCCTGGGTGCGCACCCCAACGTCGTCAATCTTCTCCAGTCCTTCGAGACGCAGAACCACATCTACCTTGTGCTGGAGTACTGCTCCAATGGCGACCTGTACGAGGCCATTCGCTTCGACAAGGGTCCCCTGGAGACGGAGCACGTCCGCGACTTCATGATGCAGCTGGTCGGTGCCGTCGAGTTCATCCACGCCAAGGGCATCTACCACCGCGACATCAAGCCCGAGAACATCTTCCTCACCCAAGATGGCTCGATGAAGCTCGGCGACTTTGGTCTGGCCACCTCCGACGACTGGTCTTGGGAGATTGCTGTGGGCAGTGACCGTTACATGGCTCCCGAGCAGTACGATCCTACCAACGCCGGCTACTCCACTGCCAAGGCCGACATCTGGGCGATTGGCATCTGCCTGCTCAACGTGCTCTTCCAGCGCAACCCTTTCGCAGTCCCAGCGCAGTCCGATCCTCTCTTCGCCGACTTTGTTCTCGACCGTCAGAGCCTCTTTGATGTCTTTCCCAACATGTCCCAGGATACTTACGAGGTCATCCGACACTGCTTGGCTATCGACCCCGAGAAGCGCGACCTCGCCGCGGTCAAGGAGGCTCTTGCTCGTGCCGTCACCTTCACTACCGACGACGAGGCTCTGGACGAGTTCTGTACCGAGGAGCGTGAGCCCTTCGTCGTTGGCGCCAACCGTGAACCTCTGCGCACTCCTTCCATCAGCACCCCGTCGCTGGACAAGAACGGCTCGTTCCCTTGGGCCAAGGCTCTCGCCATGTCTCCGCCGCAGCAGTTCCGCCAGCTTTCGGTCATCCCTGATACCGAAATCTACTCGGACGACCTGTTCCCGGCCTCTGACTACGCTGTGAAACCAGAACATGCGTCCATCGTATCTTTTGTGGACTCTGGTTTGGGCTTATCTTTCAAGTCGACTGACGTCACCGAACACACCGAACGAGAGCCAATCAGCTTCACGCGTTCCAAGCCTATGCCGATCTCTGGCTCCCTTCCGGCCAAGCCTTACAGCAGCATGTCGTCGGTCTTTGGTAAGAAGCGCGACGCCTTCTCCAAGAGCTGGAGTGACTTGTGGGAGGAGGAAGACGATGACGCGCAGTTCATGGCCGAGCTCGAGAACAACTTCCACGCCTTCAAGGCTGAGAAGCCAGCGAAGCAGGTCATCTCGGAGGCTGGCTCTGGTGTCTCCACCCCTCGCGGCGGCTTATCGGAGGTGAGGAACCCTGCCACTGTTTACAACAGCAGGGGTCGTTCGCCGACGAAGCGCCGTGACGTCGACCACGTCAGTGAAAACACTGGCTTCATCTTCGAAGAGCACCAGACACCTGCGAAGCGTTCTGGTACGGACAAGTGGGCCGCTCTTGGCGACCGCCGTCGTGGTCAATCGTCGCCAACCAAAGAGCACTTGCCCTTGACTCCGTCCAAGCCCATCAAGTCCCCCAAGCAAGCTCAGCCAACCCCCAACTCTGCTCGTAAGCGGAGCCGGACTGGCACCTGGAGGCGACCGATCAACTGGGGTCCGAGCCAGCACGAGAACATTCCCAAGGTTCCTGCTGTGGACAACAAGTACAAGAGCAAGGAATGGCGCCATTACAACAGTCCTCCCCTCGTGGTAGACGACGACCTTGGCGACCTTGAGTGGGTGTGGTAG